From the genome of Candidatus Roizmanbacteria bacterium, one region includes:
- a CDS encoding baseplate J/gp47 family protein codes for MNLNPFSFLKKTSKGFIGLLLRENDGVIMYLESDSDSSNLVKIDSEKFTLTNRWDHLADDVDDALYKLEVRTKKTFDDIIFFVYSHLVEPETHELKKQHLSSIKNLVKSMELKPMGFIEVHEAYLKYLFDKDHQGLTALLIESDRTNLTVFIYQSGKLIAQVSTMRKKSFLHDLNETLASIKESHVLPSRIVMLPSTDHQEGADLVEHTWDDRLFNHQPSITLATEDNMIKGLVYAFATQMQTVPMDRPTQRQENKSELEGSEDGDLDEELALDQSTNIPEARSAPTSTISERMGFEIGGVDREDSEEVSRSELLKSAFRNPVESLVRSALLKFSEISTHLSKLKVFRSRRLFIHSSIIIGILLILIGAFLMELNLHTAVITMTLPSQKLEISKSFDATAVGILVATETAKFDTRVAATGIKNIGQPAKGTVTIYNSSLSQGKNFSKGTVINGPGNLSFTLDADVKIASASGDAADIVSSTVKSAVTASVIGPESNLASGTKFSVADESGSSVIAKNDGSFTGGTKTQIQVVSDKDIAKSEEQIKEKARQFAKDKVAKSLTSDALLLSSLTGIDIQSKNADKAVGTEAESVTVKAEVVVTYSYVSKEKLKLSLIKVLLPKVQKGLVVESKNLSYKILSVTNKNGVTQLLIKATVRAVPPDGEKEMISSMVGKTTSALQELAKDRYHAQSVEFVVEHPIALFKNILPPFSNNIKLRLLYP; via the coding sequence ATGAACCTTAATCCGTTTTCGTTTTTAAAAAAAACTAGTAAAGGATTTATAGGTCTTCTCCTTCGTGAAAACGATGGCGTAATTATGTACCTAGAGTCAGACTCGGATTCTTCAAATCTAGTGAAGATTGACAGCGAAAAGTTTACGCTAACAAATAGATGGGATCATCTTGCAGATGATGTTGACGATGCTTTGTATAAACTTGAGGTAAGAACTAAAAAAACCTTTGATGATATCATCTTCTTTGTTTACTCGCATCTGGTAGAACCAGAAACTCATGAGTTGAAGAAGCAACATTTATCTAGCATTAAAAATCTTGTAAAAAGTATGGAGCTCAAACCTATGGGATTCATAGAGGTACATGAAGCATATTTAAAGTATCTATTTGATAAAGATCATCAAGGGTTAACAGCACTCCTAATAGAATCAGATCGGACTAACCTTACTGTTTTTATATATCAATCAGGAAAACTCATAGCTCAGGTTTCTACAATGAGAAAGAAAAGCTTTCTCCACGACCTTAACGAGACCTTAGCATCGATTAAGGAAAGTCACGTACTTCCATCGCGAATAGTTATGCTTCCATCAACAGATCATCAGGAGGGAGCAGATCTTGTCGAGCATACCTGGGACGACAGGCTCTTCAATCATCAACCTTCCATTACACTCGCCACTGAGGACAATATGATAAAGGGTCTTGTTTATGCCTTCGCTACACAGATGCAAACTGTCCCAATGGATCGCCCTACACAGAGACAGGAAAATAAGAGTGAGCTTGAAGGATCTGAAGATGGAGATTTAGACGAAGAACTTGCGCTCGACCAGTCTACAAATATACCTGAAGCGAGAAGCGCTCCAACCTCGACCATTTCTGAACGTATGGGATTTGAGATAGGTGGAGTAGATCGAGAAGACTCAGAAGAAGTAAGCCGATCAGAGTTACTAAAATCGGCATTCAGAAACCCAGTAGAGAGTTTAGTACGATCTGCTCTTCTGAAGTTTTCTGAGATTTCTACCCACTTAAGTAAGCTGAAGGTTTTCCGGTCCAGAAGACTTTTTATACATTCTTCAATAATTATCGGTATATTACTTATTCTAATAGGCGCATTTTTAATGGAATTAAATCTGCATACTGCCGTTATCACGATGACTTTGCCGTCCCAAAAACTTGAGATTTCAAAATCGTTTGATGCGACCGCAGTAGGCATTTTGGTAGCGACAGAAACGGCTAAATTTGACACTCGGGTAGCAGCCACAGGAATAAAGAATATAGGGCAACCTGCAAAAGGTACCGTAACTATCTACAACAGTAGTCTAAGTCAGGGTAAAAACTTTTCCAAGGGCACCGTAATTAATGGACCAGGAAACCTTTCTTTTACACTTGATGCCGATGTCAAAATAGCCTCTGCATCAGGAGATGCGGCAGATATTGTGTCTAGTACCGTTAAGTCTGCAGTGACAGCATCTGTAATTGGACCAGAATCAAACCTTGCTTCAGGTACTAAATTTTCGGTTGCCGATGAATCCGGTTCATCTGTAATAGCAAAGAATGATGGCAGTTTTACTGGAGGTACCAAAACTCAGATCCAGGTAGTTTCGGACAAAGATATAGCTAAATCTGAGGAGCAGATTAAAGAGAAAGCACGTCAGTTTGCAAAAGATAAGGTGGCAAAGTCTCTCACTTCAGACGCATTACTTCTCAGTTCCTTAACTGGTATTGATATTCAGTCCAAAAATGCTGACAAGGCGGTTGGGACGGAGGCGGAGTCGGTAACCGTGAAGGCAGAAGTTGTAGTTACTTATTCATATGTAAGCAAAGAAAAACTGAAGCTCTCCTTAATCAAGGTACTACTGCCAAAGGTTCAAAAAGGATTGGTAGTTGAGTCTAAAAATTTGAGTTACAAGATACTCAGTGTTACTAATAAAAATGGAGTCACTCAGCTTTTAATCAAAGCGACAGTGCGCGCAGTGCCACCCGATGGTGAAAAGGAAATGATAAGCTCGATGGTAGGGAAGACTACTAGCGCTTTACAGGAGCTTGCAAAAGATAGGTATCATGCCCAAAGTGTGGAGTTTGTGGTTGAACATCCAATTGCTTTATTTAAGAATATTCTACCTCCGTTCTCGAACAACATTAAGTTAAGACTGCTTTATCCATAA
- a CDS encoding extracellular solute-binding protein — MVDDKINPQPLQAEEVPAELVPPIQKPTASPLTAPMPEPHSDHGIKYVIVGGSVLFFVVIFGLLLSFFLKGSGSEKAIALSYWGLWEDRNVMQPLIDDYKKKNPNVTITYTKMVPTDYREKVVARSKNGSGPDIFRFHNTWVPEMRDILSPLPNTIMSVSEFKKLFYPIHSSDLIISDSAYGMPLSVDGLVLMYNQELFRKAGIASGPVSWEDILDDVSKLTVKNQTGRIVTSGIALGTASNVEHYSDIFGLFLAQNGGDVAQLSRPEAAGALESYRRFAESDTATWDEQMPNSVQAFSQEKVAMIIAPSWEALTIKSMNPDLSMKVVPVPVIPGSKPLSIASYWVEGVSRYSKNQIEAWKFLKYLSEKESETKIFELQSKVRFFGTAYSRQDLGDLLVKHEYLGAVIKQAQGEGVFRSVPMITRTYDSGLNDSISGYVQNAINETIKGVSYEQALNTAETGVNQVLTNFKILPSSAK, encoded by the coding sequence ATGGTTGATGATAAAATAAATCCACAGCCTTTGCAAGCTGAGGAGGTACCTGCCGAGCTTGTCCCACCAATTCAAAAACCGACTGCATCTCCTTTAACAGCTCCCATGCCTGAACCGCACTCTGATCATGGTATTAAATATGTAATTGTGGGAGGATCTGTTCTATTTTTTGTGGTCATTTTTGGACTGCTTCTTAGCTTCTTTCTGAAAGGGTCTGGATCAGAAAAGGCTATTGCACTGAGTTACTGGGGACTGTGGGAGGATAGGAATGTTATGCAGCCTCTTATCGATGACTATAAGAAAAAAAACCCAAACGTAACCATTACATATACGAAAATGGTTCCGACAGACTATCGAGAAAAGGTTGTAGCAAGAAGTAAAAATGGGAGTGGTCCAGACATATTTCGTTTTCACAACACTTGGGTGCCAGAGATGCGTGACATTCTCAGTCCATTGCCAAATACCATCATGTCTGTAAGTGAGTTTAAGAAGTTGTTTTATCCCATACATAGTAGCGATCTTATAATAAGTGACAGTGCATATGGAATGCCATTAAGCGTAGATGGACTTGTCTTAATGTACAACCAGGAGTTGTTCAGAAAAGCAGGCATTGCTTCCGGACCAGTAAGTTGGGAAGATATTTTAGATGACGTCTCTAAGCTAACCGTTAAGAATCAAACAGGAAGAATTGTAACCTCAGGTATTGCATTAGGAACTGCATCGAATGTAGAACACTACTCAGACATCTTTGGACTTTTTCTTGCTCAAAACGGCGGAGATGTAGCTCAGTTGAGCAGGCCAGAGGCTGCGGGAGCACTGGAAAGCTATAGACGATTTGCAGAGTCAGATACTGCAACGTGGGATGAGCAGATGCCAAACTCAGTTCAGGCATTCTCTCAGGAGAAAGTAGCCATGATTATAGCCCCGTCTTGGGAAGCCCTAACGATTAAATCAATGAATCCCGATCTTTCTATGAAGGTAGTTCCTGTACCGGTAATACCAGGAAGTAAGCCACTTTCGATAGCTTCTTACTGGGTTGAGGGAGTATCGAGGTATAGTAAAAACCAAATTGAAGCTTGGAAGTTTTTAAAGTATCTATCTGAAAAGGAATCGGAAACGAAGATATTTGAGCTCCAGTCTAAGGTGCGATTTTTCGGAACAGCATACTCTCGACAGGATCTTGGTGATCTTCTTGTAAAACATGAATATTTAGGTGCTGTAATTAAACAAGCGCAGGGGGAAGGGGTGTTCCGTTCAGTTCCAATGATTACTCGGACCTACGATTCAGGGTTAAACGACTCGATATCTGGATATGTGCAGAATGCAATTAATGAAACAATTAAAGGAGTCTCATACGAGCAGGCGCTAAATACTGCTGAGACTGGGGTAAATCAGGTGTTAACGAATTTTAAGATTTTACCTTCCTCAGCAAAGTAG
- a CDS encoding VanW family protein gives MAFALVVVGTMGLIAAFTVLMTQRVGSRIYPNVYINSYNVGNLTKEEAKKLLSRSDSRYLSTSVTVLYKSDPVATLSAKILGLKLDTDFILEEAYMIGRSDQFPIKIGQKLGSFFGLSKHNFSTSLQYDEQHFTEVITTAEDSYNKPAKNALFTFKDGRVLKFQPEANGVKIESTKFLSDVRQKIQTIKTNPRNISVSIEETLLKPEITLAQSNNFGIEELIGEGQSDYNGSIPGREHNVVLGTSKFNGVLIPKGETFSFNQTVGDISALTGYQPAYIIQNGKTVLGDGGGICQVSSTLFRAALNTGLPIISRTAHAYRVHYYENDTGPGFDATVFSPSVDLKIQNDTPAAILIQTSVDEVNRLVYFKLYGKKDGRKVEVSKAEVWDVSPPPEPSYEDDPTLQRGITKQIDFGAWGAKARFSYKVTYPTNEVKDEIFYSVYRPWKAIFMVGTKDS, from the coding sequence ATGGCATTTGCACTGGTCGTTGTCGGAACAATGGGACTTATTGCTGCGTTTACTGTTTTAATGACCCAAAGAGTCGGATCGCGTATCTACCCAAACGTCTACATTAACTCATATAACGTGGGCAATCTCACCAAAGAAGAGGCTAAAAAACTACTTTCACGCTCTGATTCTCGATACCTTAGCACCTCTGTGACGGTACTTTATAAGTCTGATCCAGTTGCTACTCTCTCAGCCAAGATCCTTGGTCTCAAGCTTGATACAGACTTTATTCTAGAAGAAGCGTACATGATCGGACGCTCAGATCAGTTTCCTATAAAAATCGGGCAAAAACTTGGCTCATTTTTTGGACTAAGTAAGCACAACTTTAGTACATCTCTTCAATACGACGAACAACATTTTACTGAGGTTATAACCACCGCGGAAGATTCGTACAACAAGCCTGCAAAAAATGCCCTCTTCACCTTCAAGGATGGGCGCGTACTTAAGTTTCAACCTGAGGCAAACGGAGTAAAAATTGAGTCAACGAAATTTTTAAGCGATGTCCGACAAAAAATTCAGACCATTAAGACTAATCCAAGAAATATTAGCGTGTCCATTGAGGAAACTCTTCTTAAGCCTGAAATCACACTCGCTCAATCGAATAACTTTGGCATAGAGGAACTAATAGGAGAGGGTCAATCTGATTACAATGGCTCCATTCCTGGACGAGAACATAACGTAGTTCTTGGAACCTCAAAGTTTAACGGTGTTCTAATTCCAAAAGGAGAAACTTTTTCCTTTAATCAGACTGTTGGTGATATTTCTGCTTTAACAGGATACCAACCAGCATACATCATCCAGAATGGAAAGACGGTCCTTGGAGATGGGGGTGGAATCTGTCAGGTTTCCTCTACTCTCTTTCGAGCCGCTTTGAATACGGGTCTACCAATAATTAGTCGTACAGCACATGCATATCGAGTTCACTACTACGAAAATGATACCGGTCCTGGATTTGATGCAACGGTTTTTTCACCATCGGTAGATCTCAAGATTCAGAACGATACTCCAGCAGCAATTCTTATCCAGACCAGCGTGGATGAAGTGAACAGACTTGTCTACTTCAAACTCTATGGTAAAAAGGATGGGAGGAAAGTAGAGGTTTCAAAGGCTGAGGTATGGGATGTGTCTCCGCCTCCCGAACCTTCATATGAGGATGATCCCACGCTTCAACGAGGAATAACAAAGCAGATTGATTTTGGTGCATGGGGTGCAAAAGCACGATTTAGCTACAAGGTTACCTATCCAACAAATGAGGTTAAGGATGAAATATTCTACTCAGTTTATCGACCATGGAAAGCTATCTTCATGGTCGGCACTAAAGATAGTTGA
- a CDS encoding acyltransferase: MLNKIIRRLTAVIKETEIFLLHITGAIPSHNLRKTFQRASGIKIGKGSTIHMGAVFYDPSHIAIGEDTVIGERAVLDGRDKLSIGNHVALASEVMVYNSQHDIHDSSFKAITKPVAIEDYVFVGPRAIILPGVTVGRGAIVAAGAIVTKDVEPLTIVAGVPAKKIGERKVKDPSYKLGRPSLFR, encoded by the coding sequence ATGCTTAATAAAATAATCAGAAGATTAACGGCAGTCATAAAAGAAACCGAAATTTTCTTGCTGCATATCACCGGAGCAATACCTTCTCACAATCTCAGAAAGACCTTTCAGCGAGCATCGGGAATAAAGATAGGAAAAGGCTCAACCATCCATATGGGAGCGGTATTCTATGATCCAAGCCATATTGCAATTGGGGAGGATACCGTCATTGGAGAGAGGGCGGTGCTTGATGGAAGAGATAAGCTATCCATAGGCAATCATGTAGCTCTCGCCTCTGAGGTGATGGTCTACAACTCTCAGCACGATATTCATGACAGTTCATTCAAGGCGATCACGAAACCGGTTGCTATAGAGGACTATGTTTTTGTTGGTCCCCGTGCCATCATATTGCCCGGTGTCACGGTAGGTAGAGGAGCAATTGTTGCTGCGGGAGCAATTGTTACAAAGGATGTTGAGCCACTCACTATTGTCGCTGGAGTTCCTGCTAAGAAGATTGGGGAACGAAAGGTCAAAGACCCTTCATACAAACTCGGTCGCCCAAGTCTCTTCAGATAA